The genome window CTGGTGATCTACGAGCGCGAAGCGCCGGAAGGCACCGTTAAAGACATCAAAGAACAAGAAGTTTACATGGGCGAAATTCCGCTCATGACCGAAAACGGTACCTTTGTTATCAACGGTACTGAAAGGGTTATCGTTTCTCAGCTGCATCGTAGTCCTGGCGTATTCTTTGACAGCGATAAGGGTAAAACCCACTCTTCGGGTAAAGTGCTGTATAACGCACGTATCATCCCTTACCGCGGTTCATGGCTTGACTTTGAGTTTGACCCGAAAGACAACCTGTTCGTCCGTATTGACCGTCGTCGTAAGCTGCCGGCCAGTATCATTCTGCGCGCACTGAGCTTCACCACTGAACAGATTCTCGATCTGTTCTTCGAAAAAGTGGTGTTTGAAATCCGTGACAACAAGCTGCAGATGGAACTGGTGCCTGAGCGTCTGCGTGGCGAAACTGCCTCTTTCGATATCGAATCGAACGGCACAGTCTACGTTGAAAAAGGCCGTCGTATTACCGCGCGTCATATTCGTCAGCTGGAAAAAGATAATATCCAGCATATCGAAGTGCCGGTGGAGTACATCGCAGGCAAAGTGGTTGCTAAAGACTACGTTGACGAAAGCACCGGTGAGCTGATCGTATCCGCTAACATGGAGCTGTCGCTGGATCTGCTGGCTAAGCTGAGCCAGGCGGGTCATAAGCGTATCGAAACGCTGTTTACCAACGACCTTGACCACGGTGCCTATATCTCCGAAACGCTGCGCGTTGACCCAACCAACGATCGCCTGAGCGCGCTGGTTGAGATCTATCGCATGATGCGTCCGGGCGAGCCGCCGACGCGTGAAGCTGCGGAAAACCTGTTTGAGAATCTGTTCTTCTCCGAAGATCGTTATGACCTTTCTGCGGTAGGCCGCATGAAGTTCAACCGCTCTCTCGGCCGTGATGAAATCGAAGGCTCTGGTATCCTGAGCAAAGATGACATCATCGAAGTCATGAAGAAGCTCATCGGTATCCGTAACGGTAAAGGCGAAGTGGATGATATCGACCACCTCGGCAACCGTCGTATCCGTTCCGTAGGCGAAATGGCCGAAAACCAGTTCCGTGTAGGTCTGGTGCGCGTTGAGCGTGCGGTGAAAGAGCGTCTCTCTCTGGGCGACCTCGATACCCTGATGCCACAGGATATGATTAACGCTAAGCCGATCTCCGCAGCGGTGAAAGAGTTCTTTGGTTCCAGCCAGCTGTCTCAGTTTATGGACCAGAACAACCCGCTGTCAGAGATTACGCATAAGCGTCGTATCTCTGCCCTGGGCCCAGGCGGCTTGACGCGTGAGCGTGCAGGCTTCGAAGTGCGAGACGTACACCCGACTCACTATGGTCGCGTATGTCCAATCGAAACGCCGGAAGGTCCGAACATCGGTCTGATCAACTCCCTGTCGGTATATGCGCAGACTAACGAATACGGTTTCCTTGAAACGCCGTACCGTCGCGTTATCGATGGCGTGGTCACCGACGAAATTCATTACCTCTCTGCTATCGAAGAGGGTAACTACGTTATCGCTCAGGCGAACACCAACCTCGATGAAGAAGGTCATTTTGTCGATGATCTGGTGACTTGCCGTAGCAAAGGCGAATCGAGCCTGTTCAGCCGCGACCAGGTTGACTACATGGACGTTTCCACCCAGCAGGTGGTTTCTGTCGGTGCGTCCCTGATCCCGTTCCTGGAGCACGATGATGCTAACCGCGCCCTGATGGGTGCGAACATGCAACGTCAGGCGGTTCCGACTCTGCGTGCTGATAAGCCGCTGGTAGGTACCGGTATGGAGCGTGCGGTAGCGGTTGACTCCGGTGTAACCGCCGTAGCGAAACGTGGTGGTACCGTACAGTATGTTGATGCTTCTCGTATCGTTATCAAAGTTAACGAAGAAGAGATGTATCCGGGCGAAGCCGGCATCGACATCTACAACCTGACTAAATATACCCGTTCTAACCAGAACACCTGCATCAACCAGATGCCGTGCGTTTCTCTGGGTGAGCCGGTTGAGCGCGGCGACGTGCTGGCTGATGGTCCGTCCACCGACTTGGGTGAACTGGCGCTGGGTCAGAACATGCGCGTAGCGTTCATGCCGTGGAACGGCTACAACTTCGAAGACTCCATTCTGGTCTCCGAGCGCGTAGTACAGGAAGATCGTTTTACCACGATTCATATCCAGGAACTGGCATGCGTGTCGCGTGACACCAAGCTGGGGCCTGAAGAGATCACCGCTGATATCCCGAACGTGGGTGAAGCTGCGCTCTCCAAGCTGGATGAATCCGGTATCGTTTATATCGGTGCGGAAGTGACCGGCGGCGACATTCTGGTTGGTAAGGTAACGCCGAAAGGTGAAACCCAGCTGACGCCAGAAGAGAAACTGCTGCGTGCGATCTTCGGTGAGAAAGCGTCTGACGTTAAAGACTCTTCTCTGCGGGTACCAAACGGCGTTTCAGGTACCGTTATCGATGTGCAGGTCTTTACCCGCGATGGCGTGGAAAAAGACAAGCGCGCATTGGAAATCGAAGAGATGCAGCTGAAGCAGGCGAAAAAAGACCTGACTGAAGAACTGCAGATCCTCGAAGCCGGCCTGTTTGCCCGTATCCACTCAGTGCTGGTTTCCGGCGGCGTGGAAGCGGAAAAACTGGACAAGCTGCCGCGTGAGCGTTGGCTGGAGCTGGGCCTGACCGACGAGCAGAAACAGAATCAGCTGGAGCAGCTGGCTGAGCAGTACGATGAGCTGAAGCACGAGTTTGAGAAGAAACTTGAAGCGAAGCGCCGCAAAATCACTCAGGGCGATGACCTGGCACCGGGCGTGCTGAAAATCGTTAAAGTGTATCTGGCCGTTAAACGTCAGATCCAGCCTGGTGACAAGATGGCAGGTCGTCACGGGAACAAAGGTGTTATCTCCAAGATCAACCCGATCGAAGATATGCCTTACGATGAGAACGGTACGCCGGTCGATATCGTACTGAACCCGCTGGGCGTACCGTCACGTATGAACATCGGTCAGATTCTGGAAACGCACCTGGGCATGGCTGCCAAAGGCATTGGTGACAAGATCAATGCGATGCTGAAGAAGCAGGAAGAAGTCGCCAAGCTGCGTGAGTTTATCCAGCGTGCTTACGATCTGGGCGCCGACGTACGTCAGCGTGTTGATCTGAACACCTTCTCTGATGATGAAGTGCTGCGCCTGGCTGAGAACCTGAAAAAAGGTATGCCGATCGCAACGCCGGTGTTTGATGGCGCGAAAGAGAGCGAAATCAAAGAGCTGCTGCAGCTTGGCGATCTGCCGACTTCTGGCCAGATCACCCTGTTTGATGGCCGTACTGGCGAGCAGTTCGAGCGTCCGGTTACCGTTGGCTACATGTACATGCTGAAACTCAACCACCTGGTTGATGACAAGATGCACGCACGTTCTACCGGCTCTTATAGCCTGGTTACTCAGCAGCCGCTGGGTGGTAAGGCACAGTTCGGTGGTCAGCGCTTCGGTGAGATGGAAGTGTGGGCGCTGGAAGCATACGGCGCGGCCTACACGCTGCAAGAAATGCTTACCGTTAAGTCTGATGACGTTAACGGTCGTACCAAAATGTATAAAAACATCGTGGACGGCAACCATCAGATGGAACCGGGCATGCCGGAATCCTTCAACGTACTGTTGAAAGAGATCCGCTCGCTGGGTATCAACATCGAGCTGGAAGACGAGTAATTACCGCAAGGTAGCACTCGCAGTCGTACTGGTTACAAGAGAGTCCGGGCTTGCCCGGGCTTTCTTGAGAAGTCTCACTCCGACGGGAGCTAATCCGTGAAAGACTTACTTAAGTTTCTGAAAGCGCAAACTAAAACCGAAGAGTTTGATGCGATCAAAATTGCTCTGGCCTCGCCAGACATGATCCGTTCCTGGTCTTTCGGTGAAGTGAAAAAGCCGGAAACCATTAACTACCGTACCTTCAAGCCAGAGCGTGATGGTCTGTTCTGCGCCCGTATCTTCGGGCCGGTAAAAGACTATGAATGCCTGTGCGGTAAGTACAAGCGCCTGAAACACCGCGGTGTTATCTGTGAGAAGTGCGGCGTTGAAGTGACCCAGACTAAAGTGCGCCGTGAGCGTATGGGCCACATCGAGCTGGCTTCCCCGACTGCGCACATTTGGTTCCTGAAGTCTCTGCCGTCCCGTATCGGTTTGCTGCTGGATATGCCGCTGCGTGATATCGAACGCGTACTGTACTTCGAATCCTATGTGGTGGTTGAAGGCGGTATGACCAACCTCGAGAAGCGTCAGATCCTGACTGAAGAGCAGTATCTGGATGCGCTGGAAGAGTTTGGCGACGAATTCGATGCGAAGATGGGCGCGGAAGCGATCCAGGCGCTGCTGAAGAATATGGATCTGGAGCAGGAATGCGAGCAGCTGCGCGAAGAGCTGAACGAAACCAACTCCGAGACCAAACGTAAAAAGCTGACCAAGCGTATCAAACTGCTGGAAGCGTTCGTGCAGTCTGGCAACAAGCCGGAGTGGATGATCCTGACCGTGCTGCCGGTTCTGCCGCCGGATCTGCGTCCGCTGGTTCCGCTGGACGGCGGTCGTTTTGCGACTTCTGACCTGAACGATCTTTATCGTCGCGTCATTAACCGTAACAACCGTTTGAAACGTCTGCTGGATCTGGCTGCGCCAGATATCATCGTACGTAACGAAAAACGTATGCTGCAGGAAGCGGTAGATGCGCTGCTGGATAACGGCCGTCGTGGTCGCGCCATCACTGGCTCCAACAAGCGTCCGCTGAAGTCGCTGGCTGACATGATCAAAGGTAAGCAGGGTCGTTTCCGTCAGAACCTGCTGGGTAAACGCGTCGACTACTCTGGTCGTTCCGTTATTACCGTAGGTCCTTACCTGCGTCTGCATCAGTGCGGCCTGCCGAAGAAAATGGCGCTGGAACTGTTCAAACCGTTCATCTACGGCAAGCTGGAGCTGCGTGGTCTTGCTACCACCATCAAAGCCGCCAAGAAAATGGTTGAGCGTGAAGAAGCGGTGGTTTGGGATATCCTGGATGAAGTTATCCGTGAGCACCCGGTTCTGCTGAACCGTGCGCCAACGCTGCACCGTCTGGGTATTCAGGCTTTTGAACCGGTTCTGATCGAAGGTAAAGCTATCCAGCTGCACCCGCTGGTTTGTGCGGCCTATAACGCCGACTTCGATGGTGACCAGATGGCTGTTCACGTACCGCTGACGCTGGAAGCCCAGCTGGAAGCGCGTGCGCTGATGATGTCGACCAACAACATTCTGTCTCCGGCGAACGGCGAACCGATCATCGTTCCGTCTCAGGACGTTGTACTGGGTCTGTACTACATGACCCGCGACAAAGTGAACGCCAAAGGCGAAGGCATGGTGCTGACTGGCCCGAAAGAAGCTGAGCGTGTTTATCGCGCTGGCCTGGCCGAGCTGCATGCGCGCGTTAAAGTGCGTATCACTGAATACGAAAAAAATGAGCAGGGCGATTTCATCCCGAAAACCAGCATTATCGATACCACTATCGGTCGTGCGATTCTGTGGATGATCGTACCGCAAGGTCTGCCGTACTCCATCGTCAACCAGGCGCTGGGTAAAAAGGCGATCTCCAAAATGCTGAACACCTGTTACCGCATTCTGGGCCTGAAGCCGACCGTTATCTTTGCTGACCAGACCATGTACACCGGTTTTGCCTACGCAGCCCGTTCAGGCGCTTCCGTTGGTATCGATGATATGGTTATTCCAGCGAAGAAAGTGGAAATCATCACCGAAGCGGAAGCGGAAGTGGCTGAGATTCAGGAACAGTTCCAGTCTGGTCTGGTAACAGCTGGCGAGCGCTATAACAAGGTTATCGATATCTGGGCCGCGGCAAACGAACGTGTTGCTAAGGCGATGATGGAAAACCTCTCTACCGAAACGGTTATTAACCGTGACGGCGAAGAGGAAAAACAGGTTTCCTTTAACAGCATCTTTATGATGGCCGACTCTGGTGCGCGTGGTTCCGCCGCTCAGATTCGTCAGCTGGCTGGTATGCGTGGTCTGATGGCGAAGCCGGATGGCTCCATCATCGAAACGCCGATCACCGCGAACTTCCGTGAAGGTCTGAACGTACTCCAGTACTTCATCTCCACGCACGGTGCGCGTAAAGGTCTGGCGGATACCGCACTGAAAACGGCAAACTCCGGTTATCTGACCCGTCGTCTGGTTGACGTGGCGCAGGACCTGGTAGTAACCGAAGATGACTGTGGTACGCATGAAGGCATCATGATGACGCCGGTTATCGAAGGTGGCGACGTTAAAGAGCCGCTGCGTGAGCGCGTTCTTGGCCGTGTAACGGCAGAAGACGTACTGAAGCCGGGCACCGCTGACATTCTGGTATCACGTAACACGCTGCTTGATGAGCACTGGTGTGACGTACTGGAGCAGAACTCTGTCGACAGCGTTAAAGTTCGCTCTGTTGTTGCCTGTGAAACCGACTTCGGTGTGTGTGCACACTGCTACGGTCGTGACCTGGCGCGTGGCCACATCATCAACAACGGTGAGGCTATCGGCGTTATCGCGGCACAGTCAATCGGTGAGCCGGGTACACAGCTGACGATGCGTACCTTCCACATCGGTGGTGCGGCATCGCGTGCGGCTGCTGAATCCAGCATCCAGGTGAAGAACAAAGGTACTATCAAGCTGACCAACGCCAAGTCGGTTACCAACTCCGCTGGCAAGCTGGTTATTACCTCCCGTAACGTTGAACTGAAAATGATCGACGAATTCGGGCGCACCAAAGAAAGCTATAAAGTGCCTTACGGTGCGACCATGGCGAAAGGTGACGGTGAGCAGGTCAATGCCGGTGAAACGGTAGCGAACTGGGATCCACACACCATGCCGGTTATCACTGAAGTGAGCGGTTTCATCCGTTTCACCGACATGATCGACGGCCAGACCATTACCCGTCAAACTGACGAGCTGACCGGTCTGTCTTCGCTGGTGGTACTGGATACCGCAGAACGTACCACAGGTGGTAAAGATCTGCGTCCGGCACTGAAAATCGTTGATGCTAACGGTAACGATGTACTGATCCCGGGCACTGATATGCCGGCACAGTACTTCCTGCCGGGCAAAGCGATTGTTCAGCTGGAAGATGGTGTGAAGATCAGCTCTGGTGATACGCTGGCGCGTGTGCCGCAGGAATCTGGCGGTACTAAAGATATTACCGGTGGTCTGCCGCGCGTTGCTGACCTGTTTGAAGCGCGTCGTCCGAAAGAACCTGCGATTCTGGCTGAAATCAGCGGTATCGTCTCCTTCGGTAAAGAGACCAAAGGCAAGCGTCGTCTGGTGATCACGCCGATCGACGGTAGCGATCACTACGAAGAGATGATCCCGAAATGGCGTCAGCTCAACGTGTTTGAAGGTGAGCGCGTAGAACGTGGTGACGTTATCTCCGATGGTCCGGAATCACCGCATGACATTCTGCGTCTGCGTGGCGTTCAGGCTGTGACCCGTTATATCGTTAACGAAGTGCAGGACGTATACCGTCTGCAGGGCGTTAAGATTAACGATAAACACATCGAAGTTATCGTGCGTCAGATGCTGCGTAAAGCAACCATCGCTAACGCGGGCAGCTCCGAGTTCCTGGAAGGCGAGCAGGTAGAATACTCACGCGTGAAGATTGCCAACCGCGATCTGGAAACCAACGGCAAAGTGGGCGCAACTTACGCTCGCGATCTGTTGGGTATTACCAAAGCGTCACTGGCAACCGAATCGTTCATCTCTGCAGCATCGTTCCAGGAAACCACACGTGTCCTGACCGAAGCCGCAGTAGCAGGCAAGCGTGATGAACTGCGCGGCCTGAAAGAGAACGTGATCGTGGGTCGTCTGATCCCGGCTGGTACCGGTTACGCGTACCATCAGGATCGTATGCGTCGCCGCCAGTCTGGCGAGCCGACCGTGGCGCCTCAGGTGAGCGCGGAAGAAGCAACGGCCAGCCTGGCCGAGCTGCTGAACGCCGGTCTCGGTGGCAGCGACGACGAGTAATCGTCAGACGTAGCGCCATTAGAGCCATAAATAAAAAACCCTGCTTCGGCAGGGTTTTTTTATGGGCATTCAAATCACATATAAGCTTCTTTGGTAATATTTTTATCTGTGTGAAAAAGCGATATTGTGTGGGAAAGAATAAGATAGACGTGCGTAACGTTGTGGCCATCAGGCGCAGGCAAAAGTGCGCTTATCTATCCGCTTACTGCATATCAAGGGAATCCAGGCATGAACTTATCTGGCAAGGCTCTGCTGTTATTAATGCTGTCTGGTGGGCTACCCACCGCAATGGCTATCGCCGAGCCGCCGGGAGAGCCGGTACAGCGTTTTTTTAAAGGGTGGCAGGTAACCTGCAACAACCTTAACGATTGCGATATCCGTAACGTGGATGAAAATATGCGTATCGTGATCCGTCATCAGGCGGGACCTGAAGGTACTGCCTCGCTGGATATTATGAGCTTTGATGCCGGGAAAGCGGAGGGTGTCTGGCTGGATGGAAAACGTTGGAACCATGCCATAAACCTTTCAGATGCTGATGCGAATAATGATTACGCTAATGCACACAGCGACAGCTTAAGCGATATTCAGGCGCTGGTGACAGCGGCTAAAAATGCCATGACGATTTCCCTGACGTCTGATAATGAGATTACCGGTTCATTAAGCGGCCTGAATGCGGCGCTGCTGTTTGTTGATGAGCGGCAGGGGCGTCTCGGTAATCAAACGGCGCTGTTTAAAACCGGTACTGAGCCAGCCGGGAGCGTGCCATCGCGCGCCTCCGTAGTGCCTTCGTTACCACCTGTGCCGCCCGTTGTGCCATTAGATAACGCCCAGGCGCTGCTTCAAAAAGTGATCGCCAGCCAGCAGCCGGTACTGAAAAGGGAGGAGTGCGAACCTGCTGAAGAGGATATCGCACGCAGCGAGGCGCAACCGCTGGACGCGCAGCATGCTTTAGTGATGATTAACTGCGGCATGGGTGCCTATCAATCTTCCAGCGTACTGTTTATTACGCCGCGCGCCGCACCTGAAAAAGCGCAGCAGCTGGTGTTACCGTTACCGTTACATAACGCGGAAGGCAAGCCCAATAGCGTAAGCTGGTTTACCGAAGTCAGCTACGATCCGCACAGCGGCCAGCTGTTTCATGCTTCGCGTGGTCGCGGCATCGCTGATTGTGGTGAAAGCGCAGCCTGGCGCTATGACGGCAATATATTCCATTTGATGAGCTATAACAGTCAGCCGGGCTGCGACGGTGGTGAACCGGGAGACTGGCCTTCGGTATGGGCTACGCCAGGTTATACCGACAGCGAAAACAGCCGGTAATTGCCCTGTCTCATTGCCGGGTTAGGGAAGGGCAGGGTCAGCAGAGTGAATAAAAAACTGACCCTGGTCAGCGCGTTATTGCCTGACGCCATTACTGTAATTCGTGCAGCCAGCAAGGCAAAGCGCGCCCGTTTAACACTGGAGAATCTCTTCCAAAAAAGATCGGCAACGTGTCATCCGTTACCTTTTATTACGGCGAGCGTCCCAGCCAGCTGTCCCAGTCTTTCCATACCGGCTGTAATCCTGCCCGCGTAAGCGCCGTCGCCACTTCTTGCGGGGTACGGTGATCGTCTGGTGAAAACTGCTCCAGCTGCGGATCGTGATCGGCATAGCCGCCGGGCTGTGTTTTGGAAAAAGCGCTAATGCTGTTGATGGCCAGCGGTACCACACTGTCGCGAAACGCAGGAGATTCCCGCGTCGATAACGTAAGCTCTACTTCCGGCGCAAACAGGCGGAAAGCGCAAATAGTCTGTACCAGTTGGGCTTCGCTCATCAAGGATGCAGGCTCAATCCCGCCAGCACAGGGACGCAGACGCGGGAAAGCAATGGAATAACGGCTCTGCCAGTAAGTTTTTTGCAACCACAGCAAATGCTCCGCCAGCATAAAACAGTCAGTTCGCCAGCTGTCGGAAAGGCCGATCAGCGCGCCAAGTCCGATCTTGTCGATCCCGGCGCGGCCCAGCCGATCCGGTGTTTCCAGCCGAAAGAAAAAGTCCTGCTTATTTCCTTTCAAATGATGTTGCTGATAAATTTTTGGATGGTAGGTTTCCTGATAAACCAGCACGCCATCCAGCCCGATATGTTTCAGCCCCACATATTCCGCTTCCGATAAAGGCTGCACTTCCATCATCAGCGAACTGAAATGTCGCCGGATCTGCGGCAGGTGCTGGTGGAAGTATTCAACGCCTACTTTGGTCTGATGCTCGCCAGTAACCAGCAGCAGATGATCAAAGCCCATGGCGCGGATCGCCTGACATTCGCGTTCGATCTCATCCGCATCGAGCGTTTTACGCTTAATACGGTTACTCATTGAAAAACCGCAATAGGTACAGTCGTTAGCGCACAGATTCGAAAGATAAAGCGGTACGTAAAAACTGACCGTATTACCGAACCGCTGACGCGTCAGGCGTTGAGCTTTCTGCGCCATTGGCTCAAGAAAAGCCGCCGCCGCCGGAGAGAGCAATGCCATGAGATCGTCGCGATCCGGGCACGAGGCGTTTAGCGCCTGCTGCACATCGGCGGCGGTTTTGCTGTGAATACGCAGGCGGATATCATCCCAGTCAAGCTGTCGCCAGCGTTCGATAAAATCCTTCATTGGGCGCCCTCCGATTGACTGAGAAAAGCGGTCAGCGGACTGGATGGCGCTGCCTGTGGCTGGCTGGCACCAAGGCCGCTTTGGTGTGCAATGCGGCCGGCTTCAACAGCGAGACGAAATGCCCGCGCCATTTCTACCGGGGAACGCGCCACGGCAATCGCTGTATTTACCAACACCGCATCCGCACCCATTTCCAGCGCTTCACTGGCATGACTGGGCGCGCCGATTCCGGCATCAATAACCACT of Pantoea alhagi contains these proteins:
- the rpoC gene encoding DNA-directed RNA polymerase subunit beta'; this encodes MKDLLKFLKAQTKTEEFDAIKIALASPDMIRSWSFGEVKKPETINYRTFKPERDGLFCARIFGPVKDYECLCGKYKRLKHRGVICEKCGVEVTQTKVRRERMGHIELASPTAHIWFLKSLPSRIGLLLDMPLRDIERVLYFESYVVVEGGMTNLEKRQILTEEQYLDALEEFGDEFDAKMGAEAIQALLKNMDLEQECEQLREELNETNSETKRKKLTKRIKLLEAFVQSGNKPEWMILTVLPVLPPDLRPLVPLDGGRFATSDLNDLYRRVINRNNRLKRLLDLAAPDIIVRNEKRMLQEAVDALLDNGRRGRAITGSNKRPLKSLADMIKGKQGRFRQNLLGKRVDYSGRSVITVGPYLRLHQCGLPKKMALELFKPFIYGKLELRGLATTIKAAKKMVEREEAVVWDILDEVIREHPVLLNRAPTLHRLGIQAFEPVLIEGKAIQLHPLVCAAYNADFDGDQMAVHVPLTLEAQLEARALMMSTNNILSPANGEPIIVPSQDVVLGLYYMTRDKVNAKGEGMVLTGPKEAERVYRAGLAELHARVKVRITEYEKNEQGDFIPKTSIIDTTIGRAILWMIVPQGLPYSIVNQALGKKAISKMLNTCYRILGLKPTVIFADQTMYTGFAYAARSGASVGIDDMVIPAKKVEIITEAEAEVAEIQEQFQSGLVTAGERYNKVIDIWAAANERVAKAMMENLSTETVINRDGEEEKQVSFNSIFMMADSGARGSAAQIRQLAGMRGLMAKPDGSIIETPITANFREGLNVLQYFISTHGARKGLADTALKTANSGYLTRRLVDVAQDLVVTEDDCGTHEGIMMTPVIEGGDVKEPLRERVLGRVTAEDVLKPGTADILVSRNTLLDEHWCDVLEQNSVDSVKVRSVVACETDFGVCAHCYGRDLARGHIINNGEAIGVIAAQSIGEPGTQLTMRTFHIGGAASRAAAESSIQVKNKGTIKLTNAKSVTNSAGKLVITSRNVELKMIDEFGRTKESYKVPYGATMAKGDGEQVNAGETVANWDPHTMPVITEVSGFIRFTDMIDGQTITRQTDELTGLSSLVVLDTAERTTGGKDLRPALKIVDANGNDVLIPGTDMPAQYFLPGKAIVQLEDGVKISSGDTLARVPQESGGTKDITGGLPRVADLFEARRPKEPAILAEISGIVSFGKETKGKRRLVITPIDGSDHYEEMIPKWRQLNVFEGERVERGDVISDGPESPHDILRLRGVQAVTRYIVNEVQDVYRLQGVKINDKHIEVIVRQMLRKATIANAGSSEFLEGEQVEYSRVKIANRDLETNGKVGATYARDLLGITKASLATESFISAASFQETTRVLTEAAVAGKRDELRGLKENVIVGRLIPAGTGYAYHQDRMRRRQSGEPTVAPQVSAEEATASLAELLNAGLGGSDDE
- a CDS encoding DUF1176 domain-containing protein is translated as MNLSGKALLLLMLSGGLPTAMAIAEPPGEPVQRFFKGWQVTCNNLNDCDIRNVDENMRIVIRHQAGPEGTASLDIMSFDAGKAEGVWLDGKRWNHAINLSDADANNDYANAHSDSLSDIQALVTAAKNAMTISLTSDNEITGSLSGLNAALLFVDERQGRLGNQTALFKTGTEPAGSVPSRASVVPSLPPVPPVVPLDNAQALLQKVIASQQPVLKREECEPAEEDIARSEAQPLDAQHALVMINCGMGAYQSSSVLFITPRAAPEKAQQLVLPLPLHNAEGKPNSVSWFTEVSYDPHSGQLFHASRGRGIADCGESAAWRYDGNIFHLMSYNSQPGCDGGEPGDWPSVWATPGYTDSENSR
- the thiH gene encoding 2-iminoacetate synthase ThiH, with the protein product MKDFIERWRQLDWDDIRLRIHSKTAADVQQALNASCPDRDDLMALLSPAAAAFLEPMAQKAQRLTRQRFGNTVSFYVPLYLSNLCANDCTYCGFSMSNRIKRKTLDADEIERECQAIRAMGFDHLLLVTGEHQTKVGVEYFHQHLPQIRRHFSSLMMEVQPLSEAEYVGLKHIGLDGVLVYQETYHPKIYQQHHLKGNKQDFFFRLETPDRLGRAGIDKIGLGALIGLSDSWRTDCFMLAEHLLWLQKTYWQSRYSIAFPRLRPCAGGIEPASLMSEAQLVQTICAFRLFAPEVELTLSTRESPAFRDSVVPLAINSISAFSKTQPGGYADHDPQLEQFSPDDHRTPQEVATALTRAGLQPVWKDWDSWLGRSP
- the rpoB gene encoding DNA-directed RNA polymerase subunit beta, whose protein sequence is MVYSYTEKKRIRKDFGKRPQVLDIPYLLSIQLDSFQKFIEQDPEGQYGLEAAFRSVFPIQSYSGNSELQYVSYRLGEPVFDVKECQIRGVTYSAPLRVKLRLVIYEREAPEGTVKDIKEQEVYMGEIPLMTENGTFVINGTERVIVSQLHRSPGVFFDSDKGKTHSSGKVLYNARIIPYRGSWLDFEFDPKDNLFVRIDRRRKLPASIILRALSFTTEQILDLFFEKVVFEIRDNKLQMELVPERLRGETASFDIESNGTVYVEKGRRITARHIRQLEKDNIQHIEVPVEYIAGKVVAKDYVDESTGELIVSANMELSLDLLAKLSQAGHKRIETLFTNDLDHGAYISETLRVDPTNDRLSALVEIYRMMRPGEPPTREAAENLFENLFFSEDRYDLSAVGRMKFNRSLGRDEIEGSGILSKDDIIEVMKKLIGIRNGKGEVDDIDHLGNRRIRSVGEMAENQFRVGLVRVERAVKERLSLGDLDTLMPQDMINAKPISAAVKEFFGSSQLSQFMDQNNPLSEITHKRRISALGPGGLTRERAGFEVRDVHPTHYGRVCPIETPEGPNIGLINSLSVYAQTNEYGFLETPYRRVIDGVVTDEIHYLSAIEEGNYVIAQANTNLDEEGHFVDDLVTCRSKGESSLFSRDQVDYMDVSTQQVVSVGASLIPFLEHDDANRALMGANMQRQAVPTLRADKPLVGTGMERAVAVDSGVTAVAKRGGTVQYVDASRIVIKVNEEEMYPGEAGIDIYNLTKYTRSNQNTCINQMPCVSLGEPVERGDVLADGPSTDLGELALGQNMRVAFMPWNGYNFEDSILVSERVVQEDRFTTIHIQELACVSRDTKLGPEEITADIPNVGEAALSKLDESGIVYIGAEVTGGDILVGKVTPKGETQLTPEEKLLRAIFGEKASDVKDSSLRVPNGVSGTVIDVQVFTRDGVEKDKRALEIEEMQLKQAKKDLTEELQILEAGLFARIHSVLVSGGVEAEKLDKLPRERWLELGLTDEQKQNQLEQLAEQYDELKHEFEKKLEAKRRKITQGDDLAPGVLKIVKVYLAVKRQIQPGDKMAGRHGNKGVISKINPIEDMPYDENGTPVDIVLNPLGVPSRMNIGQILETHLGMAAKGIGDKINAMLKKQEEVAKLREFIQRAYDLGADVRQRVDLNTFSDDEVLRLAENLKKGMPIATPVFDGAKESEIKELLQLGDLPTSGQITLFDGRTGEQFERPVTVGYMYMLKLNHLVDDKMHARSTGSYSLVTQQPLGGKAQFGGQRFGEMEVWALEAYGAAYTLQEMLTVKSDDVNGRTKMYKNIVDGNHQMEPGMPESFNVLLKEIRSLGINIELEDE